One genomic region from Deltaproteobacteria bacterium encodes:
- a CDS encoding PDZ domain-containing protein — protein MARPSGYYRMPTLHGDRLVFVCEDELFEVSASGGRARQLTDSIGRKVWPRLSPGGDLLVFGSADEGETELWSMPAGGGEARRLTYFGSDARPRSFAPDGRSVIVASTHRAALPKHTELFRVHLEEEGSPRVEALELGLGWDLAEGGPGGAVVLGRHTLDPARWKRYRGGTAGQLWLKPGDSEEFVLLSCEGNVASPFFLGERLYFVSDREGHGNLYSVALEGTQIVDRRRHTDHDDFYVRNASSDGARVVYHAGGDLFVHDPASGETAAVEVDIASSRRARHRRFVDASDFLEDYEPHPQGHRQVVVSRGKVFSFGNWEGPVLVHEGPGGGRHRLARWRHDGEAVVAVTDAPGEEALVVLPLDPALEPTLIEGLDLGRIVELQASPTRPEVALVNHRMQLLHVDLATGKLVELDRGVHSRPGDLAFSPCGSYLAYAYPDTPRTSCIRLAAIDGSGPVDVTRPVLHDGRPVWDPDGRFLFFIGARVFNPVEDGLHFELGFPWGERPYALPLQADVRSPFIKEPMPLKKDDPPEPEPEHEKEKAEAEAEAEKKDDDKIEPIKIDLEGIQDRLLPFPVAQRRIVDLGAGEGRLFFQSEPLEGALHDPYDPREPGPRDELWVWDLEEESLELVTAGIESFTLSRDASTLVYHAGRDLRAVLASDKLPIEDGFNRRAGWIDPGRLRISIDPAAEWRQIFDEAWRLQRDQFWSPDMSQVDWEAVHARYRPLVERVASRTELSDLLWEMQGELGTSHAYEYGGDYPYQPHYRIGHLGADLSLAADGRGFVIERILRGAPGEADEDSPLASPGLDLAAGDVVLAVNGQPVGARRSVGEALLHQAGQEVALTVRRGDGPLRRVTVSTLRHEQDLRYRAWVEERRALVHARSEGKVGYLHLPDMRAAGYAAFHRDFLRECDRDALVIDVRGNGGGNVSQLILEKLARKRVGFDQPRHGTPIPYFQESPAGPLVCLTDELAGSDGDIFCHCFKLLGLGKLVGMRTWGGVIGVWPRHALVDGTYTTQPEYAFWFQDVGWSVENHGVDPDLQVPLPPHASQAAEDPQLEQAVVEALAALEANPPLRPEFGPRPDRRPPTLPPRREDR, from the coding sequence ATGGCACGCCCCTCCGGCTACTACCGCATGCCCACCCTCCACGGGGACCGCCTGGTCTTCGTCTGCGAGGACGAGCTCTTCGAGGTCTCTGCGTCCGGCGGGCGCGCCCGGCAGCTGACCGACTCCATCGGCCGCAAGGTCTGGCCGCGCCTCTCCCCCGGCGGCGACCTCCTGGTCTTCGGGAGCGCCGACGAGGGCGAGACCGAGCTGTGGTCGATGCCGGCCGGTGGCGGCGAGGCCCGCCGGCTGACCTACTTCGGCAGCGACGCCCGTCCGCGCTCCTTCGCCCCCGACGGCCGCTCGGTGATCGTCGCCTCGACCCACCGCGCCGCCCTCCCCAAGCACACCGAGCTCTTCCGGGTGCACCTGGAGGAGGAGGGCAGCCCCCGCGTCGAGGCCCTCGAGCTGGGCCTGGGCTGGGACCTGGCCGAGGGCGGCCCCGGCGGGGCCGTGGTGCTGGGCCGCCACACCCTCGATCCCGCGCGCTGGAAGCGCTACCGGGGCGGCACCGCCGGGCAGCTCTGGCTCAAGCCCGGCGACTCGGAGGAGTTCGTCCTCCTGTCCTGCGAGGGGAACGTCGCCTCGCCCTTCTTCCTGGGCGAGCGCCTCTACTTCGTCTCGGACCGGGAGGGGCACGGCAACCTCTACTCCGTCGCCCTCGAGGGCACGCAGATCGTCGATCGCCGGCGCCACACCGACCACGACGACTTCTACGTGCGCAACGCCAGCAGCGACGGCGCCCGGGTCGTCTACCACGCCGGGGGCGACCTCTTCGTCCACGACCCCGCGTCCGGCGAGACGGCCGCGGTCGAGGTGGACATCGCCTCCTCCCGCCGCGCGCGGCACCGGCGCTTCGTCGACGCCTCCGACTTCCTGGAGGACTACGAGCCCCACCCCCAGGGTCACCGGCAGGTCGTGGTCTCCCGGGGCAAGGTCTTCTCCTTCGGCAACTGGGAGGGCCCGGTGCTGGTGCACGAGGGCCCCGGCGGCGGCCGGCACCGCCTGGCCCGCTGGCGCCACGACGGCGAGGCGGTGGTGGCGGTCACCGACGCCCCGGGTGAGGAGGCCCTCGTCGTGCTCCCCCTCGACCCGGCGCTGGAGCCCACCCTCATCGAGGGCCTCGACCTCGGCCGGATCGTCGAGCTCCAGGCCTCCCCCACCCGCCCCGAGGTGGCGCTGGTCAACCACCGGATGCAGCTGCTCCACGTCGATCTGGCGACGGGGAAGCTCGTCGAGCTCGATCGCGGCGTCCACTCCCGCCCGGGGGACCTCGCCTTCTCACCCTGCGGCAGCTACCTGGCCTACGCCTACCCCGACACGCCGCGGACCAGCTGTATCCGCCTGGCCGCCATCGACGGCAGCGGACCGGTGGATGTCACCCGCCCGGTGCTCCACGACGGCCGCCCGGTCTGGGATCCCGACGGGCGCTTCCTCTTCTTCATCGGCGCCCGGGTCTTCAACCCGGTCGAGGACGGGCTGCACTTCGAGCTGGGCTTCCCCTGGGGGGAGCGGCCCTACGCCCTGCCCCTGCAGGCCGACGTTCGATCGCCCTTCATCAAGGAGCCGATGCCCCTGAAGAAGGACGATCCTCCGGAGCCCGAGCCCGAGCACGAGAAGGAGAAGGCTGAGGCTGAGGCGGAGGCGGAGAAGAAGGACGACGACAAGATCGAGCCCATCAAGATCGATCTCGAGGGCATCCAGGATCGACTGCTGCCCTTCCCCGTCGCCCAGCGCCGCATCGTCGATCTCGGGGCCGGCGAGGGGCGCCTCTTCTTCCAGTCCGAGCCCCTCGAGGGTGCCCTCCACGACCCCTACGATCCGCGCGAGCCCGGCCCCCGGGACGAGCTCTGGGTCTGGGACCTGGAGGAGGAGAGCCTCGAGCTGGTCACCGCCGGCATCGAGTCCTTCACCCTCTCCCGGGACGCCAGCACCCTCGTCTACCACGCCGGCCGCGACCTGCGGGCGGTGCTGGCGAGCGACAAGCTCCCGATCGAGGACGGCTTCAACCGGCGCGCGGGCTGGATCGATCCCGGCCGCCTGCGGATCAGCATCGATCCGGCGGCCGAGTGGCGGCAGATCTTCGACGAGGCCTGGCGCCTGCAGCGCGACCAGTTCTGGTCCCCCGACATGTCGCAGGTGGACTGGGAGGCGGTGCACGCCCGCTACCGCCCGCTGGTCGAGCGCGTCGCCTCGCGCACCGAGCTCTCGGATCTGCTCTGGGAGATGCAGGGCGAGCTGGGCACCAGCCACGCCTACGAGTACGGCGGCGACTACCCCTACCAGCCCCACTACCGGATCGGGCACCTGGGCGCCGATCTCTCCCTCGCGGCGGACGGCCGGGGCTTCGTCATCGAGCGCATCCTGCGCGGCGCGCCCGGCGAGGCCGACGAGGACTCGCCCCTGGCCTCCCCCGGCCTCGACCTCGCGGCGGGGGACGTCGTCCTCGCCGTGAACGGCCAACCCGTGGGCGCCCGGCGCAGCGTGGGCGAGGCCCTGCTCCACCAGGCCGGCCAGGAGGTCGCCCTCACCGTCCGGCGGGGCGACGGCCCCCTGCGGCGGGTCACGGTGAGCACCCTGCGCCACGAGCAGGACCTGCGCTACCGCGCCTGGGTGGAGGAGCGGCGCGCGCTGGTCCACGCGCGCAGCGAGGGCAAGGTCGGCTACCTCCACCTCCCGGATATGCGGGCGGCGGGCTACGCCGCCTTCCACCGCGACTTCCTGCGTGAGTGCGATCGCGACGCCCTCGTCATCGACGTGCGGGGCAACGGCGGCGGCAACGTCTCGCAGCTGATCCTGGAGAAGCTGGCCCGCAAGCGCGTGGGCTTCGACCAGCCCCGCCACGGCACGCCGATCCCCTACTTCCAGGAGTCGCCGGCCGGCCCCCTGGTCTGCCTCACCGACGAGCTGGCCGGCTCGGACGGCGACATCTTCTGCCACTGCTTCAAGCTCCTGGGCCTGGGCAAGCTGGTGGGGATGCGCACCTGGGGCGGCGTCATCGGGGTCTGGCCCCGGCACGCCCTGGTCGACGGCACCTACACCACCCAGCCCGAGTACGCCTTCTGGTTCCAGGACGTCGGCTGGTCGGTGGAGAACCACGGGGTGGACCCCGATCTGCAGGTCCCGCTGCCGCCCCACGCCAGCCAGGCCGCGGAGGACCCCCAGCTGGAGCAGGCCGTCGTCGAGGCCCTGGCCGCCCTGGAGGCGAACCCGCCCCTGCGCCCCGAGTTCGGGCCCCGCCCCGACCGGCGGCCCCCCACCCTGCCGCCTCGCAGGGAAGATCGCTAG